The genomic window TGTGCAGCGACGTCGAAGTCGCCTGAGAGCTCGGCCACGGCCTCATCCGCGCCGCAGGGATGTTCCCGCGGGCGCTCGTACAACGCGTGGCGCAACTCCGCCAAGTGATGCCGCATCGGCACGACCTTCAGCAGCACGCCGCCGTCCCCAAGCACGCGCCGGAACTCGGCAGGATTCGACGGCGCCAATATGTTGGTGACAACCTGAAACGCGCCCGTCACGAACGGCAACTGTGTGGCGAGGTTGGCTACGCAACACAGCATGTCGCCCTCGTGCCGACAGGACATGCTTATCGCGTGCCTGGAGATATCCAGGCCAATCGCCAGCGGGCGCATATCTCCATCTGCACGCAGGTGCGACATCACTGCCGACAGGACATGGCCTTCGCCACAGCCGACATCCAGCAGCATGCACGTGCGCGGCGGTCGCGGACTCGCGGTCCTATTCCTTATTAGTTCCGCGATCGCTTGAGATAACGGGTCGAAGAGGCCAAGCTGCATGACCGCCATCCTCGACCGCAGCATCTCCGCGTTGTACCCCGGCGTTGAGGATCTCCTTTGATTCGGCAACAGCAGGTTGATGTAGCCCTTGGCAGAGACATCGAAACAATGGTGGTTCGCACAAGTCAGGCTCCGTTCGCTCGCTGCGCCAACGCGCATGGGGCTGTGACACACCGGGCAGGCGAACACCGGCCCAAGTTGCCGACACAGACCGATCGCCCTATCGATTTGCTTCACGGGCTCCTCCGTCGGACGGTCGCGGTAGCGAGTGCTCCGTGAACATTGTTCTGATGTGTTACGGAAGTAACCGCCGATGAACGCCGAAACACGCCGACAGGATGGTTTGCCGTTTCCGGAGCTCAGTTCGATCATGGATGCGGTTTCGTGCATCAAATAAACATTCACGGCGCGCTAGTCCGCGCCAACCATGCGTGCGATGCCTCGCAGCGTCTCCTCGGCGTTGCGCAGCACCAGCCTTCTCAGCAGCCCCTTGATCAGCGGGCCGATGAGCGGCACCTCGAGCTCGAAATCCAGCTTGATGTAGGCGCGCGTCCCCTGCGAATGCTCCTCGAAGCCCCACACTCCCTCGTACTTGTCCCAGTCCCCCTCGGTGGCGCGGAAGGCGGCGACGCGCGTGTCGTCGTTCCAATCATCCTGCTCAATCCATTTGATGGTGCGGTTGAACTCCTTGACCGGCGCCACCCAGCGGCTGATCACGCGGGAGCCGCTGCGCTCGATGACCTCGACCTCCTGCACGTTGGACATGAACTCGGGGAAGCGCTCGATCTGCTTGGCCGCAGCGTACACGCGCTCCGGCGGCGCGGGGATGAAGGCCTCGGTCTCAATCACGGGCATCGTCGCGTCTCCTACCGGTCAGATGCACGGTACTTTCCGCGCCACCAGCTTGCGTCCTTCATGTGAAGCCTAAGAACGCCCCCCTGCGTGCTGAGCAAGACAAGACTACCAAACCCTCGACCGTGGTCACCGATGCTTCCCTTGTTCGCGCGGCGCGGCCGGGATTGGGCCTGGATCGGGACCTGATCCTCCCTCACCTCGCACACGTCTCAGGGCAAGCGGGGACATTTTCCCTGTGCAGTTGCATGGAGACATAATCGCTATGCTACCAGAATAGCCTGCCGTGGACTTGACACCTCGCCGCGCACGTGGTAGTCTTCGGGCATAGCCTTCGCGCATGACCTGTCGGATGAACCGGACAATGTCGGTTCGTGCGCATCGTGAAGGGGCAATTGAGAGTCGGCCCCATCGGCAGCCAGCAGGGCGCGCCGGCGACACGGCCTCCTCTGGCATGAGAGATACCTAGACATCTTCACCCGCTTCGAGCTGTCCCCTCGAGTCCTGAAAGCAGTTCACCGGTTGGGCTTTGAGACCCCGACCCCCATCCAGTATGAGGCCATACCCCCGGCCTTGTCCGGTCGAGACGTCATCGCCACCGCGGAGACGGGAAGCGGCAAGACGGCGGCCTTCTTGCTGCCCATCATCGAACGGCTGCGGCAACGCCAAGACAGGAGCACGCGAGCACTCATTCTCGCTCCCACGCGCGAGATCGCCGCGCAGACGGCCGGGCAAGCGGTGGCGCTGACGCACGGCACCCCATTGCGCACCGTCGCGGTGTACGGCGGCGTCGGGATGGAGCCCCAGAGCCGCGCGTTGCGCTCCGGCTATGAGATCGTCGTCGCCACCCCGGGCCGGCTGCTCGATCACCACCGCCGCGGTACTGCGCGCCTGGCGTCGCTGGAGGTGCTGGTCGTGGACGAAGCCGACCGCATGATGGATATGGGCTTCCTGCCCGACCTGCGTCGCATCCTGGCGGTGTTGCCCCGCGAGCGCCAGTCAATGCTGTTCTCCGCTACCATGCCGATTGACGTGTTGGAGCTTGCCTACGAGGAGATCCTGCGCGATCCGGTCCACGTGGAAGTGGGCTCTCAGTCGGTGCCGCCCGCAAGCATATCGCAGTCGGTTTACCTGGTTGCGTCCGAGCGCAAGACCGACTTGCTGCTCGATCTGCTGCGACAGGAAGCGATGCGCAGTGTGCTGGTCTTCGCCCGCACGCGACGGCGCGCCGAGCGGCTGGCCAAGCAGCTTCAGCGCTCCAATATGAACGCGACCTGCATTCACGGCGACCGCAGCCAGAGCGACCGGGAGAAGGCGCTCAATGGCTTCCGGCGGCGCTCGGTGCGCGTGCTGGTGGCGACCGACATCGCCGCCCGCGGTTTGGATGTGGAGGGCGTGACGCATGTCGTCAACTATGACATGCCGGCGGCGCCCTTGGACTATCTGCACCGCATTGGCCGCACGGCCCGCGCCGGCTGTGACGGCGACGCGCTCAGCCTGGCCGGGTGGGAGGACACCCTCGTCTTGGCCGACATCGAGCGCACGTTGGGTCGCACCCTCCCGCGGGTATCGGTGCCCGGACTGACCCAACCCGAACCGCAGCGCGCCGCCTCCGTCCCGGCCCGGCCGCGGGCCGGCACCGCGTGGCGCTCCAGGGTGGCGCGACGGTGATAGAAACCGGCGACTAATGGTGACCCCCGGCGTTCTCTCCATAACCCGCGGCCTGGCACGCGGGGGAGAGTCGCCTCAAGAGTTCGCCGCTGAGTGAATCGCACGGAGCCAGGCCGTATCGCAAGGAGGCCATCATGGCCAGCAAGAGTCTGTATGTCGGAAACCTGAGCTACTCCACTACGGAGAGCAAGCTCCGCGAGCTGTTTGCGGAGTACGAGCCGAGCGAGGTCCGGCTGATCGGCGACAAGGGGTTTGGCTTTGTCGACGTCCCGGAGGAGAAGGCCGCCGACGCCATCGCCGCCCTCAACGGTCGCGAGGTGGATGGGCGCGCGCTGACGGTGAACGAGGCACGCCCGCGCACCGAGCGCAGTGGCGGCGGCGGAGGCGGCGGGGGCCGCAGCGGGGGCTTCGGCGGCGGCGGCGGTGGCGGACGCGGACGCGGTTGGTGACGATTCCCGATCCGGAGCTCATCTGCGAGGCCTGCGAGCAGCCGTTCAGCTACTCCGAGGCTGAGCGGGCTCGAGATGAGCGATCGGGGTATCCGCCGCCGCGGGTTTGCCCGAACTGTCTGCGGCAGCGGCGCATGGCAAAGGCTGCCGAGCGCGCCTCGAAGCGTCCTCGGCGGCGGTACTTCCGCCGCTAGGCGGGTTGCGTTAGCGCCGTCGCCAGCGTGCGCGACCCAGGCAGTCTGGAGAGCGCTTGAGGGCTGGGGTAGGGCTCGCGGGTAACCTCGAGGATGTCGCCGGGGACGGTGCGTCCAGTGGACTGCGAGCCCTGCTCAGGCATGCCATCGTCGTCACGGCATGGGCGGCGGGCGCCAGCTTTTCGGAGCGAAGTGCGCATATCCTCATGGCTTACGTCGCGGCCAGAAGCATGCCGGGACCGGGCAGTTCGACGGGTCTGGCAGGCCTTCCCGGCGAGGCTTGGATCCGTCTGCGGTGCAGCACCTCTCACCTCGTCGGCCTGCTCCCTCGCGACGTCCGCCGAGAACCGGTTCCCTGCGCTCGAGATGGCACATCAGGATTGAAGCGCCCCTCGACTCGACGAGCTTGAGGGTGGTGCGCGCGCGGAGCCCACGCCGGCCCCATCACACCCCCATGGCAGGGAAGCAGCCCCCACGCGAGGAAGAATCCGTTGGTGAGGCTAGTGGCGGCCGGAGGGCGGCGGCGCCGGCAGCCGGGGGAGGCCGGTCCGTATCCACAGGCTGGAGCCGCCACAGCGCCGTGATTCACTCCTCGCTGTGCCCCACCGAGAGCAGGCGCTCTGCGGCGGCGGTTGGTGCCAACGGCGCGGGCGAGAGCCGCGTGCGTCGGGCCCGACGTCGTGGGGCCGGGGACGCCTGCGCTCAGCACAGAAGTCGCGCGGACAAGCGGAGACCGAGCGATGAGACCACCGAGGGGATTGCCGGGACTGGGAGACTGGCTGAGCCTCTTGGAGCGGCCCGGCGCCGCGTTGCGGACCGCCTTCGGGCGGACCTATGGGCAAGACGCGGCGCTGCTGGAGCGGCGCCGTCACGCCTACCGCGCGCTTCTGCAGGCGTTTGCCGCGGCCTATGACTCCCGTGACGCGATCATCGTGGCGCGGGCGCCCGCGCGCCTCAACCTGATGGGGGTGCATGTCGAGCACCGCCGCGGGGAGGTCAATTACGTCACCCATTGTCGAGAGGTCTTGATCGCGGCTCAGCCCCGGCCGGATGATCGCGTGGTTCTGCGCAGCGTCGAGCCCGCTTGTTTCCCGGACCACAGCTTTGGCATCGGCGAGGAGCTGGCGCAAGGCGCCCGCGATAACTGGATGGCGTTCATCGAGAGCCCCGGGGTGAGCCAGGCAGTCGCCCGCATGCGCGGCCACTGGGGCAACTACATCAAATCCGCGGTGCTGCGGCTCCAGCACCGCTTCCCCGAGCGCAAGCTGTGCGGCATGAACCTCATGGTCAGCGGCGACATTCCCATCTCCGCCGGGCTCAGCTCCTCGTCGGCGCTGGTGG from Armatimonadota bacterium includes these protein-coding regions:
- a CDS encoding RNA-binding protein: MASKSLYVGNLSYSTTESKLRELFAEYEPSEVRLIGDKGFGFVDVPEEKAADAIAALNGREVDGRALTVNEARPRTERSGGGGGGGGRSGGFGGGGGGGRGRGW
- a CDS encoding SRPBCC family protein — translated: MPVIETEAFIPAPPERVYAAAKQIERFPEFMSNVQEVEVIERSGSRVISRWVAPVKEFNRTIKWIEQDDWNDDTRVAAFRATEGDWDKYEGVWGFEEHSQGTRAYIKLDFELEVPLIGPLIKGLLRRLVLRNAEETLRGIARMVGAD
- a CDS encoding DEAD/DEAH box helicase, whose amino-acid sequence is MGFETPTPIQYEAIPPALSGRDVIATAETGSGKTAAFLLPIIERLRQRQDRSTRALILAPTREIAAQTAGQAVALTHGTPLRTVAVYGGVGMEPQSRALRSGYEIVVATPGRLLDHHRRGTARLASLEVLVVDEADRMMDMGFLPDLRRILAVLPRERQSMLFSATMPIDVLELAYEEILRDPVHVEVGSQSVPPASISQSVYLVASERKTDLLLDLLRQEAMRSVLVFARTRRRAERLAKQLQRSNMNATCIHGDRSQSDREKALNGFRRRSVRVLVATDIAARGLDVEGVTHVVNYDMPAAPLDYLHRIGRTARAGCDGDALSLAGWEDTLVLADIERTLGRTLPRVSVPGLTQPEPQRAASVPARPRAGTAWRSRVARR